A segment of the Burkholderia sp. PAMC 26561 genome:
ATGTTGAGTCAGTTCGTCAGCCTTGAGAAGCCATTCGCCGCTGCCGCTCTGCGCGGCAAGCTGATCGTCGCAGTGCCGCCCCGCCCTGCGCCCGTGCTGACCGTCGGCCATGTGGATCGCGCGCTGCGCTCGCCCGACTCTTTTTCAGCGGCATTGGCTGCAGACCTGGGAGAACGTCTGGGACTGCCAGTGGAGTTGTTGCTCAGCGAGCCCGGGGCGGCGGCAACGGCCGTGGCAAGCGGCAAGGCGGATGTAGCAATCGACGGTTTGCCCTTCAGCCCGAATCCGGCCGTGTCTTTCTCGCCCGCCTCGTATGCGAGTGGCCGGGGCCAGGGACTGGTGCTTCGCCATGGACAGGTTCGCGACTGGGAAGGCTTGCGCGCAGGATCGATCTGCACATCGACAGGCAATGCGTACGGCACGCGCGCAGCGAAGCAATACGGTGCGCACCTGCTGACGTTCGACCGTCCGCTTGACGCGCTGCTGGCTTTCCAGGCCGGCGAATGTACCGCGCTGGTCGACGACGAACTCGTCATCAAAGCGTTACTGAAGCAACCCGACTGGAGCTACTACAGCGTCCTGCCGGGCGAAATCGCACCCGCGCCGTCATTTATCGCGACGCCCGGCGCCGATGCCGCAAGCATGCGTTTTGTGGATACCACCATCCGCGACTGGCGCCGGAGCCGATGGCTCACAACCGCGCGCGAGACGGTCGCCAAGCAACTTGCATTCGACATGTTTATCGCTGAGAACGACTTGTACTGTCACTGACAAGCGCGACCCCGCATGCCTCCGCATTAACCCGTCCCGCCGTAAACCCTGAGCGGGGAATTCTTGTAACCGCTCCATTCATCGCCTATCCTCTGAAACGTTTCAGTCGATGGCGAATGGATGATCCATGAGCATGCCTGACAGAACTCCCCCTACGCTGCGCGATGTCGCGATTACGGCGAAGG
Coding sequences within it:
- a CDS encoding transporter substrate-binding domain-containing protein — encoded protein: MASHGVGVSASSRGLSIRTRGSLFLLALVFMGVMLSQFVSLEKPFAAAALRGKLIVAVPPRPAPVLTVGHVDRALRSPDSFSAALAADLGERLGLPVELLLSEPGAAATAVASGKADVAIDGLPFSPNPAVSFSPASYASGRGQGLVLRHGQVRDWEGLRAGSICTSTGNAYGTRAAKQYGAHLLTFDRPLDALLAFQAGECTALVDDELVIKALLKQPDWSYYSVLPGEIAPAPSFIATPGADAASMRFVDTTIRDWRRSRWLTTARETVAKQLAFDMFIAENDLYCH